In Gemmatimonadaceae bacterium, the genomic stretch CGACGAGGACATCAAAATGGATGTCTTCCGCGCCTCGGGCGCCGGCGGCCAGCACGTCAACAAGACCAGCTCGGCCGTTCGCCTAACGCACATCCCCTCGGGCATCGTGGTGAGCTGCCAGCAGGAGCGGTCGCAGTTCAAGAACAAGGCGACGGCGATGAAGATGCTGCGCAACGCGCTCTATCAGCGCGAGGTGGCGGAGCGGGAGAAGAAAAAGGCGGCGATCGACGCGGCCAAGACCGATGTTTCGTTCGGGAACCAGATCCGGAGCTACGTGTTCCAGCCGTATACCATGGTCAACGATCATCGCACCGAGCTCAAAATTCCCGACGTGCGCAAGGTGATGGACGGCGGCATCGACCCGTTCATCGAGGCCTACCTGCGCAAGTTCGGCGCAAGCGTTGGTGCCGCGTGACGTCGGCCGAAGCCAGTGCGGTGCTGCTGGCGCGCCGCGCGAAGCTGGACCAGCTCCTCGAGCGCGGGATCGCGCCCTTCGCCTACCGGTACGAGCGGACGCACGATGCGCGGCAGGCGGTTGCTGCGTTAGGCGACGGATCCGGGGACGCACCGGGCCCCGAGGTGCGCGTGGCCGGCCGCCTCGTCGCCTGGCGCGCCCACGGCAAGACCGCGTTCGCGCACCTGGCCGACGCGTCGGGACGGCTGCAGCTCTATTTCCGCCGCGATGAGTTAGGCGAAGAGCGGTTCGCCGCCCTCGACCTGCTCGATCTGGGCGACGTGATCGGCGCCGAGGGTCCGCTCTTCCGCACGAAGACCGGCGAAGTCACGGTGCGCGTCCGGTCGTTCGAGCTGCTCGCCAAATCGCTCCGCCCGCTGCCCTTCGGCAAAGAAGAAATCGTCGACGGACGGGCGGTGATGCACAGCGGCTTCGCCGACGCAGAGCAGCGATCGCGCCAACGCTATGCCGATCTCGCCGTGCACCCGGACGTGCGCGAGCTGTTCATCGCCCGCTCGCGCATGGTGTCGGCCATCCGGCGATTCCTCGATGCGCGCGATTTCATCGAGGTCGAGACGCCGGTCCTGCAACCACTGTATGGCGGCGCAACGGCGCGCCCGTTCGTCACGCAGCACGAAGCGCTCGACATGCCGCTCTATTTGCGCATCGCCGACGAGCTGTACCTCAAGCGGCTCATCGTCGGCGGTCTCGAGCGCGTGTACGAGATCGGGCACGACTTCCGGAACGAGGGCATCGATCGGACGCACAATCCGGAATTCACCATGCTCGAGTTCTATCAGGCGTACGCGGACTATCGCGACATGATGGGCGTCGTCGAAGCGCTGCTGGTCGCGGCAGCCGATGCGATTCGCTCGGACGCCTCGTTAGCCGAGCGCGTCCCGGTGTTCCAACCGCCGTTTC encodes the following:
- the lysS gene encoding lysine--tRNA ligase translates to MTSAEASAVLLARRAKLDQLLERGIAPFAYRYERTHDARQAVAALGDGSGDAPGPEVRVAGRLVAWRAHGKTAFAHLADASGRLQLYFRRDELGEERFAALDLLDLGDVIGAEGPLFRTKTGEVTVRVRSFELLAKSLRPLPFGKEEIVDGRAVMHSGFADAEQRSRQRYADLAVHPDVRELFIARSRMVSAIRRFLDARDFIEVETPVLQPLYGGATARPFVTQHEALDMPLYLRIADELYLKRLIVGGLERVYEIGHDFRNEGIDRTHNPEFTMLEFYQAYADYRDMMGVVEALLVAAADAIRSDASLAERVPVFQPPFPRVEWVPALNHALGFDAMALDVAALRSAADRIGIEHVASLSRPKILDEMFQALVEAQLDAPTFVIDYPRELSPLAKPKRGDPRLTERFELFAHGKEMANAFSELNDPIDQRARFEAQAALRAAGDAEASGVDEDYLRAMEYGMPPTGGVGIGIDRLFMYLSGTAHIRDVILFPTMRPE